The Mauremys mutica isolate MM-2020 ecotype Southern chromosome 1, ASM2049712v1, whole genome shotgun sequence genome has a segment encoding these proteins:
- the LOC123362821 gene encoding olfactory receptor 52R1-like, with the protein MSDSNTTEFTNPSTFILLGIPGLEVAHVWISIPFCAMYVIVILGNFTILFIVKREPSLHEPMYYFLCMLAITDLVLSTSTIPKILAIFWFNSREIDFSACLAQMYFVHCFSAIESGIFVAMAVDRYVAICHPLRYSTILTNCVVVKIGLAIVLRGSILALPYPLLARRWPYCKTNIIPYTHCEHMEVVNLACADIRVSSYYGLFVLFCRIGLDVFFIVVSYIQILRAIFSLPTKDARLKTFGTCGSHLSVILAFYIPTLFSSFTSRFGHNLPLHFHIFINNVYIFVPPMLNPIIYGVRTKQIRDRLLQILTHKGTKVFSWCSRSET; encoded by the coding sequence atgtcagattccaacacaactgaattcaccaacccctccaccttcatcctgctgggcattcctggtcTGGAGgtggcccatgtctggatctccatccccttctgcgcCATGTACGTCATAGTCATCTTGGGAAATTTCACTATTCTGTTCATTgtgaagagggagccgagcctccatgagcccatgtactatttcctctgcatgctggccatcaccgaCCTAGTCCTGTCCACATCCACCATACCCAAAATTCTGGCAATCTtttggttcaattccagggagatcgatttcagtgcctgcctcgcCCAGATGTACTTCGTTCACTGCTTCTCAGCTATCGAGTCTGGGATCTTCGTGGCCATGGCTGTGGATCGGTACGtagccatctgccatcccctgagatattccaccatcctgacaaactgCGTGGTGGTCAAGATTGGCCTGGCCATCGTGCTGCGTGGCAGCATACTCGCACTTCCCTATCCCTTACTGGCAAGGCGGTGGCCGTATTGcaaaaccaacatcatccccTATACGCACTGTGAGCACATGGAAGTGGTGAACCTAGCCTGCGCCGACATCCGcgtcagtagttactatggcctaTTTGTGCTATTCTGTAGGATTggtctggatgtgttttttattgttgtgtcctatatccagatcctcagggccatcttcagcctccccacaaaggacgcccggctcaagacgTTTGGGACTTGCGGCTCCCACCTCAGTGTCatcttagccttttacatcccaaCTCTCTTCTCTTCCTTCACATCCCGATTTGGGCACAATTTGCCCCttcattttcacatttttattaACAACGTTTACATCTTTGTGCCCCCCATGCTAAATCCCATTATctacggggtgaggaccaaacagatccgggacaggctgctccagaTCTTAACTCATAAAGGGactaaagttttctcctggtgctctaGGTCTGAGACTTAG
- the LOC123362824 gene encoding olfactory receptor 52R1-like, with product MSDSNTTEFTNPSTFILLGIPGLEVAHVWISIPFCTMYIIVILGNFTILFIVKREPSLHEPMYYFLCMLAVTDLVLSTSTIPKILAIFWFSSREIKFSACLAQLYFIHCFSAIESGIFVAMAVDRYVAICHPLRHSTILTNRMVIKIGLAVVLRGSMLALPYPFLARRWPYCRTNIIPYTHCEHMEVVNLACADIRVSSYYGLFVLFCRIGLDVFFIVVSYIQILRAIFSLPTKDARLKTFGTCGSHLCVILAFYIPTLFSSLTSRFGHNLPLHFQIFIANVYLLVPPMLNPIIYGVRTKQIRDRLLQILTHKGTKVFSWCSRSET from the coding sequence atgtcagattccaacacaactgaattcaccaacccctccaccttcatcctgctgggtatTCCTGGCCTTGAGgtggcccatgtctggatctccatccccttctgcaccatgtacatcATAGTCATCTTGGGAAATTTCACTATTTTGTTCATTgtgaagagggagccgagcctccatgagcccatgtactatttcctctgcatgctggcagtCACTGACCTGGTCCTGTCCACATCCACCATACCCAAAATTCTGGCAATCTTTTGGTTCAGTTCCAGGGAGATCAAATTCAGTGCCTGCCTCGCCCAgctgtacttcattcactgcttctcagcGATCGAGTCTGGGATCTTCGTGGCCATGGCTGTGGATCGGTACGtagccatctgccatcccctgagacattccaccatcctgacaaaccgtATGGTGATCAAGATTGGCCTGGCCGTCGTGCTGCGTGGCAGCATGCTCGCACTTCCCTATCCCTTCCTGGCAAGGCGGTGGCcctattgcagaaccaacatcatcccctaTACGCACTGTGAGCACATGGAAGTGGTGAACCTAGCCTGCGCCGACATCCGcgtcagtagttactatggcctaTTTGTGCTATTCTGTAGGATTggtctggatgtgttttttattgttgtgtcctatatccagatcctcagggccatcttcagcctccccacaaaggacgcccggctcaagacaTTTGGGACTtgcggctcccacctctgtgtcatcttagccttttacatcccaactctcttctcttccctcacATCCCGATTTGGGCACAATTTACCCCTTCATTTTCAAATTTTTATTGCCAATGTGTACCTCCTTGTgccccccatgctaaaccccatcatctacggggtgaggaccaaacagatccgggacaggctgctccagaTCTTAACTCATAAAGGGactaaagttttctcctggtgctctaGGTCTGAGACCTAG